In Spirochaeta lutea, a single genomic region encodes these proteins:
- the vapC gene encoding type II toxin-antitoxin system tRNA(fMet)-specific endonuclease VapC encodes MLKYMLDTNIVIYVIKRRPEELLNTFNAHSGQMCISSITLAELTHGVEKSSLPERNRRNVEDFVSRLDVLSYDDSAAAHYGDIRADLERKGAIIGINDLHIAGHARSQGLILITNNTKEFQRVEGLRIIDWTRK; translated from the coding sequence ATGCTAAAATACATGCTCGATACCAACATAGTCATCTATGTGATAAAGCGCCGTCCTGAGGAACTCTTGAACACTTTCAACGCCCATTCCGGACAGATGTGTATTAGCTCCATAACTCTGGCAGAACTTACTCATGGTGTTGAAAAGAGCTCTCTCCCCGAACGCAATCGCCGGAACGTGGAGGACTTTGTCTCTCGCCTTGATGTCCTGAGCTATGACGATTCAGCCGCAGCTCACTACGGTGATATACGAGCAGACCTGGAACGTAAAGGAGCAATCATAGGCATAAATGACCTCCACATAGCCGGTCATGCCAGAAGCCAGGGCCTAATCCTGATCACCAACAATACCAAAGAGTTCCAGCGGGTTGAAGGATTGAGAATCATTGACTGGACCAGGAAGTAG
- a CDS encoding ATP-binding protein: MFFQVVNAPYELGSIILTSNKGFGRWADILGEEAIATVTLDRLLLHSYVFSLERASYQMKDW; this comes from the coding sequence CTGTTTTTCCAGGTTGTCAATGCTCCTTATGAACTTGGCAGCATCATCCTGACCTCAAACAAGGGATTCGGTAGATGGGCAGACATATTAGGCGAAGAAGCAATAGCTACCGTAACGCTGGATCGTTTGTTACTCCACTCTTATGTATTCAGTCTTGAAAGGGCTTCATACCAGATGAAAGATTGGTAG
- a CDS encoding helix-turn-helix domain-containing protein, whose amino-acid sequence LFGHLPLEPDRPAFSTFNLQKEFYTNSHTIGRNIAALRKKRGLRQNQLAHKIGITPTLLSRYENGRLNVPVEIIIQIAISLKVRTDAILGVEPVDSHDDFMPSPRILQRLKLIEKLPSFDQKSLLKTIDNALKGAGVDPSDPPESRS is encoded by the coding sequence GTTTGTTTGGTCACTTACCATTGGAGCCTGATCGGCCTGCTTTTTCAACTTTTAATTTACAGAAAGAATTTTACACTAACTCTCACACGATCGGACGCAATATCGCAGCCTTGCGGAAAAAGCGCGGATTACGCCAAAATCAACTCGCGCACAAGATAGGCATCACTCCAACACTCCTTTCGCGATACGAAAACGGGCGTTTGAATGTGCCGGTCGAAATTATTATCCAAATCGCAATTTCACTGAAAGTACGCACCGATGCCATTCTCGGCGTAGAACCGGTTGATTCCCATGATGACTTCATGCCCAGCCCTCGGATACTGCAACGCCTCAAGCTCATTGAAAAACTCCCGTCCTTTGACCAGAAATCACTCCTCAAAACCATCGACAATGCCTTGAAAGGCGCCGGCGTCGATCCTTCCGACCCGCCGGAATCGCGCTCATAG
- a CDS encoding type II toxin-antitoxin system HicA family toxin: protein MNSKQRKTLQAVFTDPVKASIPWVDIESLLLSLGALMKEESGSRVGFSLNGVDLIVHRPHPRKETDKGAVKSVRKFLINAGVTP from the coding sequence GTGAACAGCAAGCAGCGCAAAACACTTCAAGCCGTTTTCACCGATCCGGTCAAAGCAAGCATCCCGTGGGTGGATATCGAATCGCTGCTGCTGTCGTTGGGGGCACTCATGAAAGAAGAATCTGGCTCCCGCGTCGGTTTCTCACTGAACGGTGTTGATCTCATCGTCCATCGTCCGCACCCACGGAAAGAAACCGACAAGGGCGCAGTTAAATCGGTTCGCAAATTCTTGATCAATGCGGGGGTAACACCATGA
- a CDS encoding type II toxin-antitoxin system HicB family antitoxin, whose amino-acid sequence MTYKGYTGIVEFDEEARIFHGEVVGLHDVITFQGTSVEELERAMAESVDFYLDWCKERGKEPEKPFSGKFMVRTSPELHSRAVVAAARIGLSLNKYIEKAIEDETRQVLAQQ is encoded by the coding sequence ATGACATACAAAGGCTACACCGGCATCGTCGAGTTCGACGAAGAGGCGCGCATTTTCCATGGGGAAGTCGTCGGCTTGCACGATGTCATCACCTTTCAGGGGACGTCCGTCGAGGAGTTGGAAAGGGCCATGGCCGAGTCGGTCGATTTTTACCTGGATTGGTGCAAGGAGCGGGGCAAAGAGCCGGAGAAGCCGTTTTCCGGGAAGTTTATGGTCCGCACTTCACCCGAACTCCACAGCCGCGCGGTGGTAGCTGCTGCGCGAATCGGCTTGTCGTTGAACAAGTACATCGAAAAAGCCATCGAGGATGAAACCCGCCAGGTGCTGGCACAGCAGTAG
- a CDS encoding peptidoglycan DD-metalloendopeptidase family protein, protein MDIAERFGYNGKLLVEATGLYDYGYRHYAPTTARFTTVDPIKDGPNWYVYVGNDPVNFVDPLGLLSDTPGNGQAEELAPSPFLAPVINGMAYPVGMKNGSDYPAGYDYGPREPITTPIGVTDNFHDGIDITAPEGTRANAVGDGVVTYTGTDTIFGNYITIQHPNGTSTLYAHLKDNFVEDGDDVQAGQHIGNVGQTGQATGSHLHLGYDANGDGDFGDQWIDNPTVLIGSSP, encoded by the coding sequence TTGGATATAGCTGAACGGTTCGGTTATAATGGGAAACTCCTTGTCGAAGCAACGGGACTGTATGATTATGGTTACAGGCACTATGCACCAACAACAGCCCGTTTCACAACGGTTGATCCTATCAAGGATGGCCCAAATTGGTATGTTTATGTCGGGAATGATCCGGTTAATTTTGTTGATCCGCTGGGACTTTTGTCGGATACGCCGGGGAATGGGCAGGCGGAAGAGCTGGCACCAAGTCCCTTCCTGGCGCCTGTTATTAATGGTATGGCTTATCCTGTGGGAATGAAGAATGGATCAGATTATCCTGCGGGTTATGATTATGGTCCGCGAGAACCGATCACTACACCAATTGGAGTAACGGATAATTTTCATGATGGCATTGATATTACTGCGCCAGAAGGAACTCGGGCGAATGCTGTTGGTGATGGTGTTGTTACGTATACTGGCACTGACACTATTTTCGGCAATTATATTACTATTCAGCATCCTAATGGAACAAGCACCTTGTACGCCCATTTGAAAGATAACTTTGTAGAAGATGGAGATGATGTTCAAGCAGGTCAGCATATAGGGAATGTTGGACAGACAGGTCAAGCTACTGGTTCACATTTACACTTGGGCTATGATGCAAACGGAGATGGGGACTTTGGTGATCAATGGATCGATAACCCAACTGTATTGATAGGATCATCACCATAA
- a CDS encoding chitobiase/beta-hexosaminidase C-terminal domain-containing protein yields MQGFKRLWFVTFIGLVLFASCTIVPPPEAPTARIEVYNNTGVTITLHMGTYTDTSSVPTASTPAIRTGENSIFEVDVELPFHLWFTYTSGGVPYYIKLSDEDSTAVFDLDEDKNYILILGASSYEFYEKSIGDGDEIPDPTQVKTPVISPASGTFTEAQTVSITTDTTEATIYYTTDGSTPDSTDTEYSTPFTLDILGTTTVKAIAVVDGMVASEVATATIVIELPSIDVGAALEDIVYDAANDKVYAIDYYNKEVVIIDLNTKAVESQTSLTYKPVDLTYDSENNRLFIMNWGSSFVTEFDLDTKTVTQNIPFSSTPHSSVDPDSSDHNETFHIQYVDGILYIVDCVWAPSLHAIDLSENSVTDYTASGIGIGDLAFTAAGNAFYSWYQYGWGAGYAGSDVQKYAIGPDGLTETGDSEIGYPGMARDPLDSPIFLDESEAKIFAKTRVFDAASLQSVYYDFGEVIYAIDQANKRIASKTTVFEYDTYNEVAKVTAESIDQMFFDSSGTLWMLTNEDAKLYYQNIQ; encoded by the coding sequence ATGCAGGGATTCAAACGCCTCTGGTTCGTTACTTTTATAGGTCTTGTACTCTTCGCTTCATGCACCATCGTACCGCCGCCTGAGGCGCCTACTGCCCGGATCGAAGTATACAATAACACAGGTGTAACCATTACCCTTCATATGGGTACGTATACCGACACCTCCTCGGTTCCCACCGCCTCCACTCCCGCCATTAGAACCGGTGAGAACTCCATTTTTGAGGTGGATGTTGAATTACCCTTTCATCTATGGTTCACCTATACATCGGGAGGGGTTCCATACTACATAAAGTTGTCCGATGAGGACTCGACTGCCGTGTTCGACCTGGACGAAGACAAGAACTACATCCTCATTCTCGGTGCGTCATCCTACGAATTCTATGAAAAAAGTATTGGCGACGGAGATGAGATACCGGACCCAACCCAGGTTAAAACACCGGTCATCAGCCCAGCCAGCGGTACCTTTACCGAAGCACAAACGGTTTCCATCACCACAGATACAACCGAAGCCACAATTTACTACACCACTGACGGATCCACACCGGACAGCACCGACACCGAGTACTCTACCCCATTTACCCTCGATATCCTGGGCACGACTACAGTCAAAGCCATAGCGGTGGTAGACGGTATGGTCGCCAGCGAGGTCGCGACCGCCACTATTGTTATTGAACTGCCATCCATCGACGTCGGGGCTGCTCTGGAGGATATCGTATACGATGCTGCTAACGACAAGGTGTATGCTATTGATTATTACAATAAGGAAGTCGTCATCATCGACCTGAACACAAAGGCGGTTGAATCTCAGACCTCTCTCACATACAAGCCGGTAGATCTGACCTATGATTCAGAGAATAACCGGTTGTTTATCATGAACTGGGGCTCCTCATTTGTGACAGAGTTCGATCTAGACACAAAAACGGTTACCCAGAACATTCCCTTCAGTTCAACTCCCCATAGTTCGGTGGACCCCGACAGCAGCGACCATAACGAAACCTTCCACATACAGTATGTCGATGGAATCCTCTATATCGTAGATTGTGTATGGGCCCCATCCCTACATGCCATAGATCTCAGCGAAAATAGTGTTACCGACTATACCGCATCCGGCATTGGTATCGGTGACCTTGCGTTTACCGCCGCTGGTAATGCCTTTTACTCCTGGTACCAGTATGGATGGGGTGCAGGATATGCAGGTTCGGATGTCCAGAAATACGCAATTGGGCCAGATGGCCTTACCGAGACCGGTGATTCAGAAATCGGCTATCCCGGCATGGCCCGTGATCCCTTGGACAGCCCCATATTCCTGGACGAGAGCGAGGCTAAGATTTTTGCAAAAACCCGTGTTTTTGATGCCGCCTCCCTCCAGTCCGTATACTATGATTTTGGTGAAGTGATCTACGCTATAGATCAGGCTAACAAGAGGATCGCCAGCAAAACAACGGTGTTTGAGTACGATACCTACAATGAGGTTGCAAAGGTTACTGCCGAAAGCATTGATCAGATGTTCTTCGATTCCAGCGGCACGCTGTGGATGCTTACCAATGAGGACGCCAAACTGTACTATCAGAATATCCAATAG
- a CDS encoding helix-turn-helix transcriptional regulator, with protein MDRCLQARYGVTDELLSSHPAGHSLYKYVQTRRLAEAGAELLLGRGKVIDLALKYQYGSPEAFTRAFDKEYAEPNT; from the coding sequence GTGGACAGGTGCCTTCAGGCTAGGTATGGTGTAACTGATGAATTACTATCAAGCCATCCAGCGGGCCATTCGCTGTATAAATATGTACAAACACGGCGGCTCGCTGAGGCCGGGGCGGAGCTGCTCCTTGGTAGGGGGAAGGTTATCGACCTGGCATTAAAATACCAGTACGGATCCCCGGAGGCCTTCACCCGGGCCTTCGACAAGGAATATGCGGAGCCGAATACATAA
- a CDS encoding DNA alkylation repair protein, with translation MEQRVEEILDRLKSLGDSKVRERNAKAGAGENQFGLRMGDIRKLAKELKTDHNLGLALWQTGNIDARYLAILLMKPKELSAAQVEEMMAQADFTGVADWFISYVIKKHPDREALRQKWMEDDNPWTARAGWSLTAARVEKEPQGLDIPGLLERIEAEMNEAPEQVRWTMNFCLAGIGINLEEYRQRALSIGESLGAYRDYPVPKGCTSPFAPEWIREMVGRRG, from the coding sequence ATGGAACAACGAGTAGAAGAAATCCTGGATCGCCTGAAATCCCTGGGAGATTCGAAGGTTCGGGAGCGAAATGCAAAGGCGGGGGCGGGTGAAAATCAGTTCGGACTGCGGATGGGGGATATCCGCAAGCTGGCGAAGGAGCTGAAGACCGATCACAACCTGGGGTTGGCCCTCTGGCAGACCGGAAACATCGATGCCCGGTACCTAGCGATTCTCCTTATGAAACCCAAGGAGCTGTCTGCCGCCCAGGTTGAAGAAATGATGGCTCAGGCCGATTTTACCGGTGTGGCGGACTGGTTTATTTCCTATGTGATTAAAAAGCATCCCGACCGGGAGGCCCTGCGTCAGAAATGGATGGAGGATGATAACCCCTGGACGGCCAGGGCGGGATGGAGCCTTACCGCGGCAAGGGTGGAGAAGGAACCCCAGGGGCTGGATATTCCCGGATTGCTGGAGCGGATCGAGGCAGAGATGAATGAAGCGCCGGAGCAGGTCCGGTGGACCATGAATTTCTGTCTGGCGGGCATTGGAATCAACCTGGAAGAGTACCGCCAGCGGGCCCTGTCCATCGGCGAATCCCTGGGAGCCTACCGGGATTACCCGGTGCCCAAGGGCTGCACCTCCCCCTTCGCCCCGGAATGGATCCGGGAGATGGTGGGGCGCCGGGGATAA
- a CDS encoding citrate/2-methylcitrate synthase translates to MSDQEKPSYAKGLEGVIAGETSISKVDGEAGQLYYRGYPIAELAENKSYEEVVYLLINGELPDTEQSILFSAKMRNARDLSEPILQMIRNFPRGSHPMELLQSVIAYLSAYVEHRIHHGPHCNCRDTLHQVAQLASVIAAYHRISQGLEYVPPRRNLSHGANFLYMLRGEEPSPEEGRIMDTALVLHADHSFNASTFTARVIASTQSTCYSSISGAIGALYGSLHGGANEKVVDMVEEIGSASAVEPWLDHALASGRKIMGMGHRVYRAKDPRAVIMEGFLEKLSEQTGDRHYYDILKALETSMARRMAEKGKPIYPNVDFFSGAIYRLLGIPKGLFTPIFAMSRAAGWLAHILEQRVDNRLYRPKALYTGPEPRHIT, encoded by the coding sequence ATGTCAGACCAAGAGAAGCCCAGTTACGCCAAGGGGCTGGAGGGAGTCATTGCAGGAGAAACGTCCATCAGTAAGGTTGACGGCGAGGCCGGACAGCTCTATTACCGGGGCTATCCCATTGCGGAACTCGCCGAGAACAAGAGCTACGAAGAGGTGGTTTACCTCCTTATCAACGGCGAGCTGCCCGATACCGAGCAATCCATTCTATTCAGCGCCAAGATGCGAAACGCCCGGGACCTTTCCGAGCCCATTCTGCAGATGATCCGGAACTTTCCCCGGGGCAGCCATCCCATGGAGCTCCTGCAATCCGTCATTGCATACCTCTCGGCCTACGTGGAACATCGGATTCACCATGGACCCCACTGCAACTGCCGGGACACCCTGCACCAGGTGGCCCAGTTGGCCAGCGTTATTGCCGCCTACCACCGGATCAGCCAGGGTCTCGAGTACGTGCCCCCCCGGCGCAATCTGAGCCACGGGGCCAACTTCCTGTACATGCTCCGGGGCGAAGAACCCAGCCCGGAGGAGGGGCGGATAATGGACACCGCCCTAGTCCTCCATGCCGACCATAGCTTTAACGCATCAACCTTTACCGCCCGGGTTATAGCCAGCACCCAGAGTACCTGCTACTCCAGCATCAGCGGGGCCATCGGCGCCCTCTACGGCAGCCTTCACGGCGGCGCGAACGAGAAGGTGGTGGATATGGTGGAAGAAATCGGTTCTGCCTCGGCGGTGGAACCCTGGCTGGATCACGCCTTGGCCTCGGGCCGGAAGATCATGGGCATGGGCCACCGGGTGTACCGTGCTAAGGATCCCCGGGCCGTCATCATGGAGGGATTCCTGGAAAAACTCTCCGAACAAACCGGCGACCGCCACTACTACGATATCCTCAAGGCCCTGGAAACCTCCATGGCCCGCCGGATGGCCGAAAAGGGCAAACCCATCTACCCCAACGTGGACTTCTTCTCCGGGGCCATCTACCGGCTCCTGGGAATCCCCAAGGGCCTGTTCACCCCCATTTTCGCCATGAGCCGGGCGGCAGGCTGGCTTGCCCACATCCTTGAGCAGCGGGTGGATAACCGCCTCTACCGTCCCAAGGCCCTCTACACCGGTCCGGAGCCCCGGCACATTACCTAG
- a CDS encoding FAD-dependent oxidoreductase — protein MSTRSDNQQPNAAPSRGTAGPGPGQTAGSQEPGGSPRTSKTPGPGGSSRAAETPGPGESAQQQGDAPREDQLVIIGAGPGGYVAALRAAQLGISVTLIDRRPTLGGTCLNVGCIPSKALLNSSEHYHHTRHGLDSHGISVSGVTLDLPAMMARKDQVVEQLTRGVGGLVSAAGIRVIQGFARIARALPGGGAEVEIASVDAGGEDPQGDLPADLDPFAGNPGVTRITARQVILATGSEPADLPGMAFDGNLVLSSTHALALQSVPKRLGIVGGGIIGLEMASLWARLGSQVTVFELTDQILPGWEPRIAGQLKKQLEGLGIHFHLGTKARIMKKNKKTIQVALEPREPAAGTSAGDASPARDNAGAGRTGNTGQPGKGEQSLTLDRLLVSVGRRPRTRGLGLEALGVQPGRGGFLPVNDRWQVLSGNEPLEGIYAIGDLVPGPMLAHKAEEEGAALAEILAGQAGHVNYQVIPGVVYTWPEAAMTGLTEAQLKERDIPYRKGSFSFLANGRALAMGHTAGQVIIYAHEKTDRILGAHILGPGASDLIAEIVVLMEMGGSSEDLARIVHAHPTLSEAVKEAALSVDGRSIHSTNPKRKR, from the coding sequence ATGTCAACCCGATCTGATAACCAACAACCCAATGCAGCACCATCCCGGGGTACAGCCGGTCCGGGTCCTGGCCAGACCGCGGGATCACAGGAGCCGGGCGGATCGCCCCGGACATCCAAGACTCCCGGACCAGGCGGATCATCCCGGGCTGCCGAAACTCCCGGCCCAGGCGAATCGGCCCAGCAGCAGGGCGATGCGCCCCGGGAGGATCAGCTGGTAATAATCGGGGCGGGCCCCGGGGGCTATGTGGCCGCTCTACGGGCTGCCCAGCTGGGTATATCTGTAACCCTCATTGATCGGCGTCCGACCCTGGGAGGTACCTGTTTGAATGTGGGATGCATTCCCTCCAAGGCCCTTCTGAACAGCTCGGAACACTACCATCATACCCGCCACGGCCTGGACAGCCACGGTATCTCGGTGTCCGGGGTTACCCTGGATCTGCCGGCCATGATGGCCCGGAAGGACCAGGTGGTGGAGCAGCTGACCCGGGGGGTGGGCGGATTGGTATCTGCCGCGGGGATTAGGGTGATTCAGGGATTCGCCCGGATTGCCCGAGCCCTTCCCGGGGGCGGCGCTGAGGTGGAGATAGCGTCGGTTGACGCCGGGGGTGAGGACCCCCAGGGCGATCTGCCGGCGGATCTTGATCCCTTCGCCGGGAACCCCGGGGTGACCCGGATTACGGCCCGGCAGGTCATCCTGGCTACGGGTAGCGAACCGGCGGACCTCCCGGGAATGGCTTTTGACGGGAACCTGGTTCTGTCCAGCACCCACGCCCTGGCCCTGCAGTCGGTTCCCAAACGCCTGGGAATAGTGGGGGGCGGCATCATCGGCCTGGAGATGGCCAGCCTCTGGGCCCGGCTGGGCAGTCAGGTAACGGTATTCGAACTAACCGATCAGATTCTACCCGGCTGGGAACCCCGGATTGCCGGCCAGCTGAAAAAACAGCTTGAAGGGCTGGGGATCCACTTCCATCTGGGTACCAAGGCCCGGATTATGAAAAAGAACAAGAAGACCATCCAGGTGGCCCTAGAGCCCCGGGAGCCGGCCGCCGGCACCTCAGCCGGTGACGCATCCCCGGCCCGGGACAACGCCGGGGCCGGGCGCACCGGGAATACCGGGCAGCCCGGGAAGGGGGAGCAGTCTCTAACCCTGGACCGCCTCCTGGTTTCCGTGGGACGCCGGCCCCGTACCCGGGGGCTGGGTTTGGAGGCCCTGGGGGTTCAGCCGGGCCGGGGAGGGTTTCTTCCCGTGAACGACCGGTGGCAGGTTCTCTCCGGGAATGAACCCCTGGAGGGTATTTACGCCATCGGCGATCTGGTGCCCGGACCCATGCTGGCCCATAAGGCTGAAGAGGAAGGGGCCGCCCTGGCGGAGATTCTGGCCGGTCAGGCCGGGCATGTGAACTACCAGGTTATTCCCGGGGTGGTGTACACCTGGCCCGAGGCAGCCATGACGGGACTCACCGAGGCACAGCTCAAGGAGCGGGATATTCCCTACCGGAAGGGAAGTTTCTCCTTTCTGGCCAACGGCCGGGCCCTGGCCATGGGTCATACCGCCGGGCAGGTGATTATCTATGCCCACGAGAAGACCGACCGGATTCTCGGAGCCCATATCCTGGGCCCGGGAGCCTCGGACCTGATCGCCGAGATCGTCGTTCTTATGGAAATGGGAGGCAGCAGCGAGGATCTTGCCCGGATCGTCCACGCCCATCCCACCCTGAGCGAGGCGGTCAAAGAAGCTGCCCTGTCCGTCGACGGCCGGAGCATCCATAGCACAAATCCAAAACGAAAGAGGTAA
- the odhB gene encoding 2-oxoglutarate dehydrogenase complex dihydrolipoyllysine-residue succinyltransferase has protein sequence MIEITVPEVGESVSSGILALWLKKDGEYVQEGDELFELETDKATMAVPSQHAGVLHIQAEEGQEVDVGAVVAQIDTQASASDSAAAEQAQGDSNAPSSSGSGASPAPALDDLSPAVRKLVAEHRLDPGAIPASGPGGRLLKEDVLSYLDSAGAPASSGSQPGAGAAGRGPQAEPAGSSGARGTAGSGAAAGQAPGSASAAPAARGQAGNAGAWESPWNQTSAQEADRQERRVPMTTIRKRIAQRLVESKQSAAHLTTFNEVDMSAVMEIRSRYKADFEKRYGVRLGFMSFFIKAAVSALQAFPGVNAFIDGEDIIYHDYADIGVAMSTERGLITPVLRSCETLSFAQIEAQILDYGQKAQAKRLLPDDLLGGTFTVSNGGVFGSMLSTPIPNPPQTAVLGMHTIQERPVVRDGQIVARPMMYLALTYDHRMIDGKEAISFLMHLKQQLEDPSRMILGL, from the coding sequence ATGATTGAAATCACAGTACCGGAAGTCGGCGAATCGGTAAGCTCGGGCATCCTCGCCCTCTGGCTGAAAAAGGACGGCGAATACGTTCAGGAGGGGGACGAGCTCTTCGAGCTGGAAACCGATAAGGCCACCATGGCCGTACCCAGTCAGCACGCCGGGGTGCTCCATATCCAGGCCGAAGAAGGCCAGGAGGTTGATGTCGGAGCAGTAGTCGCCCAGATCGATACCCAGGCCTCAGCCTCGGATTCGGCAGCGGCGGAGCAGGCCCAAGGTGATTCGAATGCCCCGTCCTCATCCGGTTCGGGTGCTTCCCCAGCCCCGGCCCTGGACGATCTGAGCCCCGCAGTCCGCAAGCTCGTTGCCGAGCACCGGCTGGACCCCGGGGCCATTCCCGCCAGCGGCCCCGGCGGCCGGCTGCTCAAGGAGGATGTGCTATCCTACCTGGATTCAGCCGGGGCTCCCGCCTCTTCGGGCTCCCAGCCCGGAGCCGGTGCAGCCGGCCGGGGTCCCCAAGCCGAGCCTGCAGGCAGCTCAGGGGCTAGGGGAACCGCCGGGTCCGGAGCAGCGGCCGGCCAGGCACCGGGTAGCGCATCGGCCGCTCCGGCAGCCAGAGGCCAGGCCGGGAATGCCGGGGCATGGGAATCACCCTGGAACCAAACCTCTGCCCAGGAAGCAGACCGCCAGGAACGCCGGGTTCCAATGACCACTATCCGGAAGCGGATAGCCCAGCGTCTGGTGGAAAGCAAACAGAGCGCCGCCCACCTGACCACCTTCAACGAGGTGGATATGTCGGCGGTTATGGAGATCCGCAGCCGGTACAAGGCGGATTTTGAGAAACGCTACGGGGTTCGCCTGGGGTTCATGAGTTTCTTTATTAAGGCGGCGGTCAGCGCGCTCCAGGCCTTCCCGGGGGTGAACGCCTTCATCGACGGTGAGGATATTATCTACCACGATTACGCCGACATCGGAGTGGCCATGAGCACCGAACGCGGACTGATTACCCCGGTTCTGCGCAGTTGTGAGACCCTGAGCTTCGCCCAGATTGAGGCCCAGATTCTGGATTACGGCCAAAAGGCCCAGGCTAAGCGTCTGCTGCCCGATGATCTTCTGGGAGGCACCTTTACGGTGAGCAACGGCGGGGTGTTCGGTTCCATGCTCTCCACCCCCATCCCCAACCCGCCCCAGACGGCGGTCCTGGGGATGCACACCATCCAGGAGCGGCCCGTGGTCCGGGACGGCCAGATCGTTGCCCGGCCCATGATGTACCTGGCCCTGACCTACGATCACCGCATGATCGACGGCAAGGAGGCCATCAGTTTTCTGATGCATCTCAAGCAGCAGCTGGAAGACCCCTCCCGGATGATTCTGGGATTATAA